In Drosophila pseudoobscura strain MV-25-SWS-2005 chromosome 4, UCI_Dpse_MV25, whole genome shotgun sequence, the following proteins share a genomic window:
- the LOC26532045 gene encoding uncharacterized protein, whose amino-acid sequence MLEIVNIKMEISMVKKWVAVESSMFWTTWIIDGIIYIQPRTKIPWPVTMGRLVKPRSYIFLYQQKKPSQQEDARDLTSSSISQSISNLDDSNSDEAYSDTGLWKPRGRIIYLKKTKIPSPMTLGRLVMPRRYRMTFPWNDDWSYAL is encoded by the exons ATGCTGGAAATAGTT AACATTAAAATGGAAATAAGCATGGTTAAAAAATGGGTAGCCGTAGAGAGCTCAATGTTTTGGACAACATGGATAATCGATGGAATTATCTATATTCAGCCAAGAACAAAAATTCCGTGGCCCGTGACGATGGGCCGCTTGGTGAAGCCACGcagttatatatttttataccaaCAGAAGAAGCCCTCCCAGCAAGAGGATGCAAGAGACCTCACAAGCTCTTCAATTTCACAGTCAATTTCAAACCTGGATGATAGTAATTCAGACGAAGCATATTCAGATACGGGTTTATGGAAGCCTCGAGGTCGTATCATTTATcttaaaaaaaccaaaattccCTCTCCTATGACGTTGGGCCGCTTGGTGATGCCACGCAGATATAGAATGACTTTCCCCTGGAACGACGATTGGTCATATGCACTCTGA
- the LManI gene encoding lysosomal alpha-mannosidase, with translation MNYFNGILVLFVLATLNIVVSEHVCGFESCPKTKSNMINVHLVPHSHDDVGWLKTVDQYYYGSNNNIQHAGVQYILDTVVEELLKDSRRRFIQVETSFFFKWYSEQTVTMKIAVKQLVAEGRLEFAGGAWSMNDEATVHYQSVIDQFNLGLKFLKDTFGTCARPRIGWQIDPFGHSREMASIFAQMGYNGEFFARMDYVEKNTRLKSLAMEMIWRSSEYFKDSEIFTGLLYQHYGSPPGFCFDIHCQDDPIIDGKSYDNNVDKRVDDFIAYVTSMSKSFRANHIMVPMGDDFQYEDAEVNFKNMDKLIKYVNNRQLEGSKINLFYSTPSCYLYELHQLLQSWPNKTEDFFPYSSDNHSYWTGYFTSRPTQKRFERDGNHFLQTVKQLSTLANLTSVKHTKSLSILRQAMGVMQHHDAITGTEKQAVAQDYDQMLYNAIIGAENNARDALRVLTNHTSAEFQTCLELNISVCALTQTSANNIVVTLVNPLAHTSSQYVRVPVTEENYQVTDENGREISSEIVPVPLEILGLQHRSNDTQHELVFKASVKKISNFYIRVLPLPRKKNDLINDQTIPIAENDADEFTLENSLIRLVFTKSTGHLKAVKMNGVSENIHQSFAIYKGFQGNNGISKNRSSGAYVFRPDGEIQVLSDKIEYSIYNGKNVREVHQHVNEWISQVIRIYDGVNRVEFEWLIGPIPTDDGVGKEIVTRFTSNVYSNGTFYTDSNGREMLKRKRNQREFFEPDMTEEISGNYHPVTAQMYIQDDHKRITLLNDRSQGGTSLEDGELELMLHRRLLNDDAFGVGEALNEEQFGKGLIARGKVFLILNAVPENPNCFERLTHHELHLPFCKFFSKTNTVPSIVQHMMPDFNDFPESMELLSLEPYSTNKILLRLENFNSCGGIKSYNMHPLFESLRGRQIWEVTLDGNMPLRQMKRFKFHHDGTGIIPSSVSYFFTPHKPLEANYTMDASKFSVTLLPMQIRTFIVHQ, from the exons ATGAACTATTTCAACGGAATACTAGTTTTGTTCGTTTTGGCTACTCTTAACATTGTGGTCTCCGAGCATGTCTGTGGATTTGAG TCCTGCCCTAAGACCAAATCAAATATGATTAATGTGCATTTAGTTCCCCACTCACACGATGATGTCGGTTGGCTAAAAACAGTTGATCAATATTACTATGGAAGCAATAACAATATTCAGCATGCAGGCGTCCAATATATATTAGACACAGTAGTGGAAGAGTTATTAAAGGACTCAAGGCGTCGTTTCATACAAGTAGAAacatcatttttttttaaatggtaCTCTGAACAAACGGTGACTATGAAGATAGCTGTGAAGCAATTAGTCGCTGAAGGACGCCTGGAATTTGCTGGAGGAGCGTGGAGCATGAATGATGAAGCTACAGTTCACTACCAAAGTGTCATAGACCAATTTAATTTAGGCTTAAA ATTTTTGAAAGATACTTTCGGGACTTGCGCTCGTCCTCGAATTGGTTGGCAGATAGATCCCTTCGGGCATTCCCGAGAAATGGCTTCTATATTTGCACAAATGGGTTACAACGGTGAGTTTTTTGCTCGCATGGATTATGTTGAAAAGAACACACGTCTGAAATCCCTGGCAATGGAAATGATTTGGAGATCTAGCGAATATTTTAAAGACTCCGAAATTTTCACTGGTTTGCTTTATCAGCACTATGGATCTCCTCCCGGGTTCTGCTTTGACATCCATTGTCAGGATGATCCCATAATTGACGGAAAGAGCTACGACAATAACGTGGACAAACGAGTCGATGATTTCATTGCCTACGTAACGTCAATGTCAAAGTCGTTCAGAGCTAATCATATAATGGTTCCAATGGGTGATGATTTCCAATATGAAGACGCCGAGGTGaactttaaaaatatggaCAAACTAATTAA GTATGTTAATAACCGTCAACTGGAGGGTTCAAAAATCAATCTATTTTACTCAACTCCATCTTGCTACCTCTACGAATTGCATCAGTTACTGCAAAGTTGGCCAAACAAAACCGAGGATTTCTTTCCATATTCTAGCGACAATCATTCTTATTGGACTGGATATTTTACTTCACGTCCAACCCAAAAACGTTTCGAGCGGGATGGAAATCATTTCCTTCAGACGGTTAAACAACTTAGCACACTAGCTAATCTGACCAGCGTTAAGCATACAAAATCCCTAAGCATCTTGCGGCAGGCAATGGGTGTTATGCAGCATCATGATGCTATAACGGGCACTGAAAAACAGGCAGTTGCCCAAGACTACGATCAAATGTTATACAACGCAATTATTGGAGCCGAAAATAATGCTCGCGATGCTCTGCGTGTGTTAACCAATCATACTAGTGCGGAGTTCCAAACTTGCTTAGAATTAAATATAAGTGTTTGCGCGCTTACACAGACAAGTGCTAACAACATAGTGGTAACATTAGTTAACCCGCTGGCTCACACTTCTTCCCAATATGTGCGTGTGCCTGTAACGGAAGAAAACTATCAAGTCACCGATGAAAACG GTCGTGAAATATCATCGGAGATTGTACCAGTGCCATTGGAAATTTTAGGTCTTCAACACCGTTCGAATGACACTCAGCATGAATTAGTCTTTAAAGCCAGTGTGAAAAAAATTTCCAACTTCTATATTCGCGTACTTCCCTTACCGAGAAAGAAAAATGACTTAATTAACGATCAAACAATACCCATAGCTGAGAACGACGCAGATGAATTCACGTTAGAGAACTCA CTTATAAGGCTTGTGTTCACCAAAAGTACAGGCCACCTTAAAGCTGTAAAAATGAATGGTGTATCCGAAAATATTCATCAAAGCTTTGCCATTTATAAAGGCTTCCAGGGCAATAACGGCATTTCAAAAAATCGGTCCTCAGGTGCATATGTTTTTCGTCCAGACGGAGAAATTCAAGTTCTAAGCGATAAAATAGAATATTCAATTTACAATGGTAAGAATGTTAGGGAAGTTCATCAACATGTGAACGAGTGGATTTCCCAAGTAATACGTATTTATGATGGAGTAAACCGTGTGGAGTTTGAATGGCTAATTGGGCCAATTCCAACAGACGATGGTGTTGGAAAAGAAATTGTTACTCGCTTTACAAGCAACGTTTACTCGAATGGCACTTTTTACACTGATTCCAATGGTCGAGAAATGCTCAAACGTAAAAGGAACCAACGAGAATTCTTCGAACCAGATATGACAGAAGAAATAAGTGGAAATTACCATCCAGTTACCGcacaaatgtacatacaagATGATCATAAGCGCATAACTCTACTCAATGATCGTTCACAGGGCGGAACTAGCTTGGAAGACGGTGAATTGGAGCTGATGCTACATCGTCGTTTATTAAATGACGATGCATTTGGGGTCGGCGAAGCTCTTAATGAAGAACAGTTTGGCAAAGGTTTGATAGCACGaggaaaagtttttcttaTTCTGAATGCTGTCCCAGAGAATCCAAATTGTTTTGAGCGTTTAACCCACCATGAATTacatttgccattttgtaAGTTTTTCAGTAAAACAAATACCGTTCCTTCGATAGTTCAGCACATGATGCCAGATTTTAACGATTTTCCGGAATCAATGGAGCTTCTTTCCCTTGAGCCTTATTCAACCAACAAAATTCTTTTACGATTGGAGAACTTTAATTCCTGTGGAGGCATAAAAAGCTACAACATGCATCCTCTTTTCGAATCTTTGCGCGGACGACAGATTTGGGAAGTAACTTTAGATGGAAATATGCCTCTAAGACAAATGAAGAGATTCAAGTTTCATCATGATGGTACCGGCATTATTCCTTCTTCAGTCAGTTACTTCTTTACTCCACATAAGCCACTGGAGGCTAATTATACGATGGATGCTTCTAAGTTCAGTGTTACGCTGTTACCAATGCAAATTCGTACCTTTATAGTCCATCAGTAA